CGCCACGTTGCCCTCACCCAACGCTCTTCGAGAGCGTAAACTTCATACCGGAGGGAGAGGGATGTGGCCCGATGAGGCCTCTCCATCCCCCTCCCTTCAATTCCCTCCCACCAGGGGAGGGAGAAACCGTTTCCTCCCCCTCGATGGGGGAGGGTAGGGTGGGGGTGTCTGTACCCCAAGAAGTCGCTTCGCGCCTTCTTGGGGACCCTCCTATCTTACCAGCACTACTTTATACCCCACAAGCCTGCTTCGTACGCTCGGGGTAACCCCCTATCTCACCAGTACTACTTTTGTCGACTTGAGATTAGAACCCTCAGCAACGACGAAGTACACCCCTGGATTCTGGCTGGGTCCCCAAACCAAGACCCCGGATTGGTTTGGGGTGGAAAGTTCGTCCACCTTGCGTCCCGTTGCGTCGTAGACGGAGGCCCGGAAACCGTTCGGGCAGTCAAAGTAGCGCAGGGTTATCGAGCTTCCTATAGGGTTGGATATCTCGAATTCATGGGAAGGAGGGGGTGTTGAAGGCGGTTCGGAGATACCGACGTAACCTAAAGAATCAGTTTTAAGGAGCAGACCGGAAAAGTAATACAAGCACGTATCGCAAAAAATGTATTTACAAGCACTTAAAATATAACCCCCATCAGAAGTTTGCCTGACTTGTGTAGCTACATCATAGCCTGTCCAGTCATACGTTCTTGCCCAAAGACTGTCACCGTTTGAATCGGTTTTTATGAGCCAGGCGGAAATGAGAATGTTCCCCGCCAGTCTTGTATCACCTACTATTATATATCCGCCATCAGAAGTATGTCTTAAGGATAGGGCTTCATCTTGATCTGATAGGGGACCATTACCAAAGGTCCGCGTCCATAAGGTTTCTCCTACTGGATTGGTTTTGACAAGCCAGACATCGTAATCGAATTTCCCAATCCCGTAATTTCTATGTGCGATAAACAAAAACCCTTTATCTTCTGTTTGCAGAATCGACGTTATGCCATATCCCCAAGTTTGAAAACCGTCAGCGTAACCATATGTTTTAGTCCAAATGGTGTCCCCGTTTTTGTCAAATTTGAGAAGCCAGATGTCTTGTTTATAGTGAGGAAAATCCTTTATCTTGAGGTCGGTACGTCCGCCGACAATACACCCGCCGTCACTTATAGGATAAAGCGAATAACCATTATTTATGGAGCTATCGCTGCGATCTAACGTTCTTTCCCAAAGGGTCTTTCCTTGTTGATTAACTTTGACCAGCCATAATTTATTTATATTCGAATCGGAGCATTCCCCGGTTGCTATATAATTCGAGTCGTTTGTTTCAGCAACTTGAAAAACGTAACCACCTTTGAAGAACCTTGACCATATTGTGTCGCCTTGAGCATCGATTTTCAAAAGCCATCTGCCATTAGTACTATCGCTGGACTGAACAAAGAAAGAAATTATGTATGCTTCATCCGAAGTTCTTTTGATCGAATGGGCTTCTACGTATTGGCTGCATGGGTATTGTTTTTCCCAAATCTTGTTGCCGAGTGTATCTGTTTTGATAATGCACAAGTTCACGGCGGTGTCCAGCTCGGTTGTTTGACTTATTAAAACATATCCCCCATCTTGAGAAATCTCGAAATCGGGAATTCCCCGAGTCTCATCGTATGCTTTTACCCAGCCCGCAAAGGCACAAAAAGGCGCCAATACAAGAAGGGTAAGAAACGGCGAATGCTCTACTCTCATTTCGCCTCCTCTCGGAATGGTTAAGCTCTAATTCCCCGGCGGGTTTACGTTCGCGTTGTAGAAGCTGCGGGTCTCAGACCATGCCGACCAGCCTTCAACGTAGGCGGCTGCGTGCCAGTAATAAAATCGCTGTCCCTCGAGCGGTCCGCCGAAACTGAAGTCTACCGAAAAGAAAGTTGAGGAGATAGTGTCGGCGCTTACGGCTGGGTTCATGAAGAAGCTGTCGGAGGCTATCTCGATGCGGTACAGGGCGGCGGATTCAACCGCGCTCCATGAGAAAGTTACCTGGGTGCCGGAAAGCGTATCGGCGTCACCGGGATAGGCAAGTGAGGGAACATCTGCGGATGAGCCGCACCCTATGAGGAGAACGGTGAGCAACATGGCAAAACCTGTAAAGATCGAGGAGGGCCGGGAGGGAAAAGGGGGCGAGGAGGGCGAGGAGGGCCTAAGCCTCAAGGCTTTCCTCCTCCAAGCGTAAACCAGCGGACGCTGGACTCGGGTCCCTCTACTCCATCAGCTATGGCGTACACGTGCCAATAGTAGGGGTACTCGGTCTGAAACAGGCTGTATTCGCTGTCGTCCAACTCGCAGGAAGTTCCGGCAAGCTCCCTGGATACTACTATTGTTGAAAATACGCCGTCCGTGCCTATCTCGAATCTGTAGCTGGTAGCTCCAGGCGATTGGTTCCACGAGAAGGGTATTCCCTTGTAGAGCACGGAGCCGTTATCTGGACTTATGAGCACTGGAGCATCAGGTCCCTGGTTGCATGCAGCAAACACAAGGGGCAGCAAAAAGGCCACAAAGGTTATTTTTTTCATTTTTCACCTCGCGATTATGATAATAGATTTTAAAACCCATTCAAGGATTGTCAAGGCTCTCCGAGAAGGGCCTTCTTGTTCTTCGCCCTCTCCAGGTTCCTCTGCACGTTTGTGAAGGTAGAATCTATGGCAAGAATCTGCTCCCATATCCTTATTGCGGTGTCGAAGTCGCCCAGAGCGTATGCGCTCGCTGCGCTTACGTTAAGCGAAGCAAGCTGCTCGCGTCCAAGCTTCTGCTCCTTCTGAATCCTTTCGAGATATCGGGCCGCGATGGTATTGGTCGGTTCGAGGGTAAGGATACTATTGAAGGTTTCGGCTGCAAGTTCGAACCTCCTCGAATCAAAGTATTCGAGCGCTTTTTCAAGCGAATCCGAAACCCTGCGGTGGATGAGGGAGGTCAGCTCTTCGCGCATGGTGTGAGCAACATTGTTTGTAGGGGCGATTGATAAAATCTTTTCCGTATAATTCAGCGCCTGCCTCAATGCATCGCGTTCGCGCGCGTTGTATGCAAGAAGCGTCAGACTGTCCACCTGATTGTCCCTTCTTTCGGAAGCAAGCTTAATGTACGGAGCTATCTCTTCTATGTAAGGATAGCTTGCGCTTATCTCCTGCCAGTAGTTCAAAGCCTTTGAAAAATCATCCTTTCTGAACGCTTCGACACCCGCCTCAAAGAATCTTACCGCCTCCTCGGGTATGTCGGTCATGGTTAAGATGGGAGTTTCATTGAGTTTCAGCATCATATCCGCTCTGCCTGAGAGAGCCATGGCGTTATCGGACGAAAGTGAAAGCACGTACTCGTACTCCCTCAGTGCATCGAGATAGCTGCCCTCCTCCCTGTAATTTCTTGCCGCCTCAAGATGAAGGTTAATCTGTCTCTGATGTTCTTTTTCCAAAGCTTCATTGTAACCCTTCTGGGCTTCCTCGTTGTCTGAATACCATACAAGAGCAAGGTCAAACTGGGCAAGCGCGTGGGAATAGTCCTTGTTTAATAAATCCCTCTTGCCAATCTCTACGAACGCCTGCGAGGTTTGAATCATCCTTGTTACGATGGGGTCCTCCCTCTGGGGGGGATGAAGCGTTAATTGAATGCCTATATGATGCGAAAAGCCTATTGACGGTCTGAGGGATGCCGAGTATGCAACCTCCAAATCCTTGACTTTCAGCGCCAAACCTGCGCCTGCGTGAGGATGAGCGCCGTACCCCCCGCCGATATCGAGCCTGAGCACTTTGAAGAATGTAGCTCCCGCGCCTAGAGAGAAATCGAATGCGCCTAGGGCGCTGTCCGGAGACCATGCAGAGCCCGCACTTATATCGCAAAGATTCTGAATCGCGCACGAAACGCCCGCCTGCACCCTTAAAGGCAACGCCGAAGTTTCCGTGTTCAATCTTACGCCCGGACCTATGTTGAGTACGGACAAACCGAACGTGAAGGGTTTCAATCTGTAGCTTCCACCTAACGAACCGCTTACTCCTCCTGCGGAATAGTTGTATATGTGCTCAAGGAATGCATTTACAGAGGCTCCGAGCGAAAGATTGCCGATGCTTCGGCCGTAACGCAATTCAAGTCCTGTATTGTACGCCGAGAATAACTCCGGTACTGAATCAGGACCAGCCCGGTGCTCTAAATCCCAGACATGAAATCCAGATACGCCGATTCCTAAAGTGCCCCATGTATATGGAAGTAGGGCGTCTATCCTTTCCTTTCTAGCGCCGGCGAACCATTCCGTATGCGTAGCGGAAACATAGGGATACGCAGTCTTTACAACGAGAGAGGGATTGGAAAGAAAAGCGCAGGCAAGAGAGGAAGCAGTAAGGGCTTCCTCGTAGACAGCGCATCCGGGGTATGAAGGTATCAAGAGTTCACGAACGCCGGTAGACGGGACTGCAAAGAGTGAAAGCAGGAAAAGCATCATCTTACTACAGCGAACGCCTTCCTGACTGCGGAACTGCGGCCGTCAACGTGCGAAACCTTTATTACATAGAAATAAATGCCGACAGGCCATTGAGAAACGTCCGTGAGGAAGACCGAACGGCTGCCTCTGATTGCATTCTCGATATCGATAGGACTCCATACAAGCTGGCCGTCTATCGTAAACACTCTCAGACTGGCTCTTACATCCTCGCCCGGTATAAAGTAGATGCCCATCTGGCCTGAAGCAGGATTAGGCGCGGCAAAAGTCCGTTCATCGGTCAAAAGCGGTATGCTATTAAGATTAAAAAATCTTGTTCCTTGTCCATAGACAAGAGTGTCTTCTTCACTGCGGCCCTGGGCTTCTATCTTAACCTGTCCTGCGGGAAAACCCTCAAGGGGTGCATTGAATAACATGTACTCCACAGGGCCCGGAGCAAAGTACCTTTGAAGGTGGTAAACGCTATCAGAACAAAGAAGGCTAATCCACAGATCCTTAAGCGGCTGGGTAGTAACTATCCTTAAATTAAGGGTATCGCCTACCTTTATCCTTAATGTGTCGTCATTAAGAATCTCGATTTCTATCAGGGGAGGAGGCGAGGACGTAACCTCGAGCGTACTGTAAAAGAAACCGCTCTTATTGCCTGAACCGTCAAAGGACTGGAATTTGAATTGATGCTGACCTAAGGCAAGAGGAAAACTGTCGAGTGAAAGGGTATCATAGCAGACTACGGTAAGTTTATACTTGAAATCGTCGCTTTTCATCGTATGTGTTGTCGTATCGTCATCTATCCAGTATGAACAGCCCAGTATCGGACTGCCGCCCTGCAGGGAATCGCTCGTCCGCACGCTCACCTGTATTTTTTTCTCGCCTTTTGTCGGGCTCGGATTGAATCTGGCATAATCTATCAAAGGTCCAAGCATATCGTCATCCTCGCCTGTAGTGAAATTCCATGAATAC
The sequence above is a segment of the bacterium genome. Coding sequences within it:
- a CDS encoding T9SS type A sorting domain-containing protein; protein product: MRVEHSPFLTLLVLAPFCAFAGWVKAYDETRGIPDFEISQDGGYVLISQTTELDTAVNLCIIKTDTLGNKIWEKQYPCSQYVEAHSIKRTSDEAYIISFFVQSSDSTNGRWLLKIDAQGDTIWSRFFKGGYVFQVAETNDSNYIATGECSDSNINKLWLVKVNQQGKTLWERTLDRSDSSINNGYSLYPISDGGCIVGGRTDLKIKDFPHYKQDIWLLKFDKNGDTIWTKTYGYADGFQTWGYGITSILQTEDKGFLFIAHRNYGIGKFDYDVWLVKTNPVGETLWTRTFGNGPLSDQDEALSLRHTSDGGYIIVGDTRLAGNILISAWLIKTDSNGDSLWARTYDWTGYDVATQVRQTSDGGYILSACKYIFCDTCLYYFSGLLLKTDSLGYVGISEPPSTPPPSHEFEISNPIGSSITLRYFDCPNGFRASVYDATGRKVDELSTPNQSGVLVWGPSQNPGVYFVVAEGSNLKSTKVVLVR